The following is a genomic window from Nisaea sediminum.
ACAGGTTTTCGCTATCGATATTCACTTCCGCACCGCTCATTCCCGGTTTCCCTTTAGGTCTCTCGGGCTCGACTTTGCCTAGGCATTTCAAACCTTAGACAGAGCGTCAATAAGCCCCATATGTCAAGAGATCCTATAAGGCGCAACATGTGATCGCTTGCGTTGGGTACCTTATCTGCGGTACGCGGTGCATGAAATGTGGGAGATAGCGCGGTCGCCGGGTTGCGGTCTATCATGGAGCCGAATGAAACCGGCAGCGCAGTGAAAGCCGGTCTGCGGGAAGGAACAGCATTGTTGGACTTCAAGGAAAAGAGCAGCTTCGATTACGACGACCTGATCGCCTGCGCGAAAGGAAAGTTGTTCGGCCCCGGAAATGCACAGCTTCCGATGCCGCCGATGCTGATGTTCGACCGCATTACCAAGCTTTCGACCGAGGGCGGCGCCTATGGCAAGGGCGAGGTCACGGCCGAATTCGACATCAAGCCGGACCTCTGGTTCTTCAAATGCCATTTCGAGGGCGATCCGGTGATGCCCGGCTGCCTCGGCATGGATGCGCTCTGGCAGCTGCTCGGCTTTACCCTCGGCTGGATGGGCGGACCGGGTTCCGGGCGCGCGATTTCGGTCGGCGAGGTGAAATTCACCGGCCAGGTCCTGCCAACCGCCAAACTGCTGACCTATACTCTGGACCTGAAACGCGTGATCATGCGCAAGCTCTATATGGGCATCGCCGACGGCCGCGTCGATTGCGACGGAGCCACAGTTTTCGAAGCCAAAGACATCCGGGTCGGTCTGTTCCAGAACACCGCCGCCGAGGGAGCCAGCTGACATGCGTCGCGTCGTCGTTACCGGCCTCGGGATCGTTTCCAGTATCGGCAACAATGCCGAGGAAGTGACCGCGTCCCTCAAGGCCGGAA
Proteins encoded in this region:
- the fabA gene encoding bifunctional 3-hydroxydecanoyl-ACP dehydratase/trans-2-decenoyl-ACP isomerase, producing the protein MDFKEKSSFDYDDLIACAKGKLFGPGNAQLPMPPMLMFDRITKLSTEGGAYGKGEVTAEFDIKPDLWFFKCHFEGDPVMPGCLGMDALWQLLGFTLGWMGGPGSGRAISVGEVKFTGQVLPTAKLLTYTLDLKRVIMRKLYMGIADGRVDCDGATVFEAKDIRVGLFQNTAAEGAS